A window from Glandiceps talaboti chromosome 15, keGlaTala1.1, whole genome shotgun sequence encodes these proteins:
- the LOC144446552 gene encoding THO complex subunit 3-like isoform X2 — protein MAVRFWKIILLLICQLPVTDTRLSGRDHVYRGHGDSVDQLCWHPSNPDLFVTASGDKSIRIWDARSNKCSANVNTKGENINICWSPDGHTIAVGNKEDLVTFIDSRSHRTKAEEQFKYEVNEISWNNDTDLFFLTNGHGCINILSYPELKPLQTLNAHPANCICIEFDPKGRYFATGSADALVSLWDVEELVCVRTFSRLDWPVRTLSFSHDGKMLASASEDLVIDIAEVETGEKIAEVQCESPTFTVAWHPKRHLLAFACDDKDKYERDRDAGTVKLFGLPSE, from the exons ATGGCAGTTAGATTTTGGAAGATTATTTTACTCCTGATTTGTCAACTTCCAgtgactgacaccagactatcG GGTCGGGACCATGTGTATCGAGGACATGGGGACAGTGTAGATCAACTGTGTTGGCATCCATCCAACCCAGATCTTTTTGTCACAGCATCTGGAGATAAAAGCATAAGGATATGGGATGCAAGATCTAATAAATGTTCTGCAAATGTAAACACAAAAG GTGAAAACATCAATATATGCTGGAGTCCTGATGGTCATACTATCGCCGTTGGCAACAAAGAAGATTTGGTGACCTTCATTGATTCAAGGTCACACAGGACGAAAGCAGAAGAGCAGTTTAAATATGAAGTCAATGAGATATCTTGGAATAATGATACAGATTTGTTCTTTCTGACCAATGGCCATGGTTGTATCAATATCCTCAG CTATCCAGAATTGAAACCATTACAGACATTAAATGCTCACCCAGCAAACTGTATTTGTATAGAGTTTGACCCCAAAGGTCGCTACTTTGCTACAGGAAGTGCTGATGCACTAGTCAGTTTATGGGATGTTGAAGAACTTGTATGTGTTAGAACATTCTCAAG ACTTGATTGGCCAGTCAGAACACTTAGTTTTAGTCATGATGGTAAAATGTTAGCATCAGCATCTGAAGATCTTGTCATAGACATTGCAGAGGTTGAAACAG GAGAGAAGATAGCAGAAGTTCAGTGTGAGTCACCAACATTCACAGTTGCTTGGCATCCCAAGAGACATCTACTAGCGTTTGCTTGTGACGACAAAGACAAGTATGAAAGAGACAGAGACGCTGGTACTGTCAAACTATTTGGACTACCTTCAGAATGA
- the LOC144446552 gene encoding THO complex subunit 3-like isoform X1 → MATYSEDMRKYFQNFGRTDEFRAHSSKVHSVAWSCDGRKLASGSFDKTVSVFVLEKDRMGRDHVYRGHGDSVDQLCWHPSNPDLFVTASGDKSIRIWDARSNKCSANVNTKGENINICWSPDGHTIAVGNKEDLVTFIDSRSHRTKAEEQFKYEVNEISWNNDTDLFFLTNGHGCINILSYPELKPLQTLNAHPANCICIEFDPKGRYFATGSADALVSLWDVEELVCVRTFSRLDWPVRTLSFSHDGKMLASASEDLVIDIAEVETGEKIAEVQCESPTFTVAWHPKRHLLAFACDDKDKYERDRDAGTVKLFGLPSE, encoded by the exons atggcgacTTACAGTGAAGACATGCGGAAATATTTCCAAAACTTTGGTCGAACAGATGAGTTTCGAGCTCACTCTTCGAAAGTTCATTCAGTTGCATGGAGTTGCGATGGTCGTAAACTCGCCTCCGGTTCATTTGACAAGACCgtcagtgtgtttgttttaGAGAAAGATAGAATG GGTCGGGACCATGTGTATCGAGGACATGGGGACAGTGTAGATCAACTGTGTTGGCATCCATCCAACCCAGATCTTTTTGTCACAGCATCTGGAGATAAAAGCATAAGGATATGGGATGCAAGATCTAATAAATGTTCTGCAAATGTAAACACAAAAG GTGAAAACATCAATATATGCTGGAGTCCTGATGGTCATACTATCGCCGTTGGCAACAAAGAAGATTTGGTGACCTTCATTGATTCAAGGTCACACAGGACGAAAGCAGAAGAGCAGTTTAAATATGAAGTCAATGAGATATCTTGGAATAATGATACAGATTTGTTCTTTCTGACCAATGGCCATGGTTGTATCAATATCCTCAG CTATCCAGAATTGAAACCATTACAGACATTAAATGCTCACCCAGCAAACTGTATTTGTATAGAGTTTGACCCCAAAGGTCGCTACTTTGCTACAGGAAGTGCTGATGCACTAGTCAGTTTATGGGATGTTGAAGAACTTGTATGTGTTAGAACATTCTCAAG ACTTGATTGGCCAGTCAGAACACTTAGTTTTAGTCATGATGGTAAAATGTTAGCATCAGCATCTGAAGATCTTGTCATAGACATTGCAGAGGTTGAAACAG GAGAGAAGATAGCAGAAGTTCAGTGTGAGTCACCAACATTCACAGTTGCTTGGCATCCCAAGAGACATCTACTAGCGTTTGCTTGTGACGACAAAGACAAGTATGAAAGAGACAGAGACGCTGGTACTGTCAAACTATTTGGACTACCTTCAGAATGA